The Aspergillus flavus chromosome 2, complete sequence region TGTAAGTTACACATTTATTCATGTATGACAGACAGGCCATGCGATTCAGGAAACCCCGAAGAAAGTCCTGCAGAGTCTCGACACTCCAAAGACCTACCAGTGCGTTTTTTCGGTAAGCGCGGCATGCCACGTAGCTTTGAGACAATTGTAAAACGTTGCAACAGTTTCAACCTCTTCTTATCCTCACTCGAGTATTGAATGTAGCGTTGTAGAACCTTCACCTTCCTTTCCCGGCGGAGCTCGTCACCCAGTCTAATAAAGTCTGCGTCGAAACTCTTTAACTTTTCATCGATTAGAGTTCCAGACGCTGGAGACTCATTTGCATATTGTGTAGTGTAGACACATGGGTAGAATAGTTTCTGCTGTTCAGGgatattgttcttttcttgatgGTTGTTTTTATCAACTAAAGTATCAGATGGTTGTTGGGACATCTTAGCTTAAGATACGTAGGATGGGTAAAGGACGATATAGCAGAGATTCAGGAAAGAGGAATTGCAGACAAGTTATACTCAGCTAAATCCAATGCCACCTGATCGGTCCTTGAGCAGAAGTCATTAAATTCATGCATATGTGGACAGTCTGTGCGACATCCGATCATCCGGTAGAATTTGCTGCCTCTTAGTACGTAGttactttcttttattaGCCTATAATTGCTTGCTATGCAAGATTATTTGGTATGAATGTTGGTTGTATGTCAAATTTTGTCTATACAGTCTACTATGTACTTATTTTCAGGATTTGGTCGTCACAGATAAACCAGACTCTGGGGTAAGTCATAGACTGTGAACACGTTTCAGATTGGTTTCAAATGCCACGGTTGAATACCACCTGCTCGCTttcacctcctcttccatgaAACCTTTCTTCCAAGCGATCGGAACTCATTACCAACCTCTGTGGGAATACGCCCAATGCGAACGGGAGAGCGAAAGCCGACGTCAAGAAAACCAACCCTAGAAGAGAACTTAGTATATAGACCACAGACCATACTCCTAAAGGCTAACTAACCTATATTGATAGGCATCGCAAGGTATGGACGCTTCTTCAGCAACTCCGTCTTCTGGAAGcgcagaagaaggagaggtgGGATGACCATAACCGGCGTAGAAGTGACAACGCGACTAATGGCCGTCTCACCTACCGCGATAGTTGCAGCCTTCTGGCTCTTTCCCAGGCTTGTCGCCGGCACCTTCTCTCCAGTGTTTCCTTCACTTGTTGCTGAATTGAATGGATAGACGTCGATTCCTTGTCTGATCTCCTCGCTGCGCATGAGGAACACGTTGAGCGCACCAGCACTGGCAACAGCTGCGAAAGGGACGAGGCGTCCTAGAATCACTTTCGTACTTGGTGAAACCGACTTTAATCTTGGAACGATGGAATTCAGTCCGAGTGCGACCGAGCAAGAAGCAGACACCGCCATGAAGTACGATTTGATCATTCCCGTGGTGGAAAGAGGGGTTGATTTGTTCGCGTTCGCACTGTTAATGGCCACATTCAAGGATTGGTTGGCGATCTGCCAGGCTAAGGTGCCTTTCCACTATGAAAGAAATCGTATTAGCTTTTTATGCATTACCAGAACGAGGCAACGCATGGTCTGGATTCACCTTCATCCCCGGAATAAGCATGCCCGCGGTAACAAACAGATTGGAGAAGACATAACACGACATGCGGAATGGTAGAAGCACTGGCTCTCCTGTATCGGGATGCAAGGTTGAATCGACAATCTTCTTAGCCTGCCACAATTCTGGGCTCATGCTCTGGATTTGGCCCGATCTGTACTTCGTGAGGAGGTCTTTGGCATTTTGCAGTCTGGCGCTTGATGTAAATAACGTTCTTACGACGTCGTATTGTTGGTTAACTGATGTCACATTATTAAAGTATGAATATTGAATTACCTAGGGTCTGAAAGGTCTGCGCATTGACGAACACGTCCCAGGTATGTCGAAAGATCATACTGCGACGCGGGCAGATCCCGATTTCCTGGAAGTGATGCAGACATTCTGATTGTGTCTGACAAGCAAGGATGAATTGATAAACAGAAGGAAAATGagatttttctttaatatacaAACTGCATGaagcctttttttttcgtttgGGCCTCCTAGGGAGCCACTCTTGCGCCCTCCGACAACacatggatatatatatggctACCGATACGATCCACCAAAGGCAGAAAATTGTTCTCAGACGAAGAGTTCAAAGTTCCGTGTCTGCTCTGATAAGGTTTGTTGTTTGGTCTTGAATAAAAACACGGGTCTCCTTTGAGAAGGTTTCCATAGTTTTGAGAGGGTAGCAGGGGACACGCACCTGACCAGGGTTGCCCTTAACAGACGCACTAGTAAAACCTGCAATGTCTGCCACAGCCCCTACTGCTCAAGAACCAAATACAGAACATTTCCTGCGATCCCTTTAGTCGCTGCATTGACTACACTAGGGGGCCTGATTGGAAGGTTGCTCAGGACCCATTGAACTGACTACTTGCTTGCGCCTTCTTACAACATTGGTCCGAACCAAGGCTTCAACGAATCAGATCATTATTTCGCCGAACATTGTAAAGCCAGTGTAAAGCCAAATATGGAGTCAGCAACTAACCCTCATATCCCGAGCTATACTCGCCCCTATCGTTCTAAGAGACATCCGCCTTGTGACTCATGTCGTCGAAAGAAGTTAAGATGTCAAgcggagaaaggaaatagttGTCAAAGATGTCAAACTTCTGGTTCTTCGTGTACTTTCGGTGGCCTCCAAGTTGTTCATCAGCTATCGGAAGCACTCCCCGATGCGAATCAAGCGTCTCCTCCTTCGGCCCGACAAGTGACGGCTGTACAGCCCGTAGAGGAGGCAAACCTCACAGTCAACACGGATGACTTTGCCCGATGCCACTCAGAGCCTATCCTCTCCTTAGGCCCTTCAGCTGACCCTGATTCAGGAGAAGTTCCCTCAAGCGAACCCATTACGACGACTCCAGCAACTTATCACTTTCCAGAGAGGCCTCCAGCTCAGGCGATTCAGACGTTGGATCAGTTGAAAGGGTTCTCGTATCAAGTTATTGGGGCATCAGGCGAATCAGACCCATGGCTTCTGCGACATTGCAAGTTCGACGACCatggttttcttcttttccatcagGTACATTTCCGAAATGCGGGAGGGGTTCCGCTTGACGAAAAGATCCCCGTTCACTTTCTAGTAACTACGGACGACTTGTATGGGTccacaaagaaagaaacagcaaTTCCCAGGAGTCAGAGCCTAAGGGATGAATTGAACAGCCTGGTTCCCCTAGACTGCGGCCAAAAGCTGGTAGCCTTGTTAGTGGCCTCCACTTATGATTCCGCAGCATCAACTAACATAACAGGTTTATGAAATTCATCTTCCCAACTCTTCCTATCATCTCTAGGTCACTATTCGGTCTTACCTCTACTCGTATCACACCCGATCAACATGTTCTTAACAACATGCCGGTCCATCTTCTGGCCGCCATATACGCTTCAGCACAACCCTTTGCCAAGTTTGACGAGTATCTATCAGTTCTCAACGCTTATTCAACGCCGCCAACTGAGCAGCTCTGGCGCATAGTGTGGGAGATTCTCCTACAAGAAATACACACCCCTCACTTAGCATCCCTGCAAGCGGGACTTCTTTATTTGCACAAAGCACCCGAAAAGAGTCAAAGTGCTGTTGCAGACAGCGCATCTGTATGGTCTTTTGTGGGATTGCTCGTCGGACTCGCTACATCGCTCGGTCTTCAACTGGAATGTGGGCCAATGGGCCTTCCGGCCTGGGAGCGGAGACTGCGGAGAAGACTGTGGTGGGCGATTTATGCCGAGGACAAATGGAGAAGCCTCCTGATGGGTCGGCCCCCTTATATCAGAAATGATGAGTGGGATGTAACAGAGCTCGACGACAAAGACTTCCACATTGATGAAGCGCAGATCGTCTTGTTGCCGCCTCCAAGCAGCCCCCTGGCACAAGATGTACTGCAAGCGCAGCAATTCCAATGTTTTGCCCGTCTGTCTCGAATAGCAGACGAGGTGCAGCACGACCTTTAGTAGGTGAAATCTTTACCATATCGAAATCGTATCATTGTTAACGGGCATTTCGATAGCGCTCTGCGGTCCGCACAACGCTTATCATCGAATTTCTCGGAATCTCTCAAAACCGCTCGTCCACTTCTTCAAAGGCTGAGGGAATGGTACGTCCACTTACCAGCACCGCTCAGACTGCATGATAGGCTTTTCGCATCCATCGACGGGACAGGTCCACAATTAACCTGTCTTCATTTTGCTTATACGCTGTTGGAAGTGTTCATCTTCCGCGCTCTTCTGCGACCTATAGTCCGATCAGCTACTCCTCCACCCTTATTCGAAGAGACAGAAGCCTCAACCAACTTCACCACAGCCCTCGATGATTACATCTTTCATATCATGGATCCTGACGAAATCGAACCAAGCCCGGCAATAGACCTGTCAAACGAGAACGGTGTGGGTTGCGCTGTTCTCAAAGCGGCCGAGAACTGCGCAGCGAAGATGCTCCgattggtgatgaggatggcaTATAGTGACTTGGCCGGGTATTGGTTCTCATGTATGTGTCTTCTGACTCCTCATTGTTCTATGAGCAGACATTGTCTAACATGCTATCTGTTCCCAGGGTCTCGGATCGGCTTTGCGACTGTTTCCAGCTTCATGTTACTTTTACTTGTGCAAGCACCATCCAAAGATCATGCCATTAGGGCCAGACGATTAGTGCACATGTGGCGACAGGCCTTGCGAAGGCAGAGCGAGGGTTCTTCGTTGATGAACCTGGCTCTGGTACGGTTGGATGGAATCTACTGGACCGGACTGTGCCGGAATTATTACCTTTCAAAGCATGTCAAGGAAGCGCTTGATGAGACCGTGTACCAGTAAAGGTGCTTGTGTTTTCCTGGGACACTTTACGAGTGTGGCGAATATTTCGGGTATGGGATTCAAAGTATCGAGTCATGCTTCTTTACCTTGtaattttctctttctttctcgggtatatatattcctAGAATCAGAAGTCAATAAACCGTACATGCAGAACAGGACTGTGAGATATCAAAAAATCCAACGTACCCTGCtatattgaaaataaatTGCAATCTCTTGTCGATCAAAGTCGATCGGCCGAATGGGCTACGTCACAAGCGAAGAGGGCCAACAGTAGGTTTTTATTGTTCTTATTATAGGTCGGGGTTCTAAGTTATGGTACCCGACGGAAAGCGAATCTCTGGAGGTGGCGTATAGCTCCCCCCTGTTAGCCATGGAAGGGCCTGGCCATCGTTACCCTGGAACTGGTGGCACTTGCGGAGTACTCTCATATTAAAAGTGTTTGGGAGGAACAAAATGCAGTCAGGAGATGGAAGGAAAGTATAGTTAGTGTATGATTGGATTCTGTGGAGGAGGGTCGCATTATGTGCGGCCGTTGAATGGAGCAGGATGCTAAGACTGACCTGCAAGCGATCAGCAAAGAGTAACCGGAATCAGTATGTGCCTTCCGAGTGACTTTTGACGACCAATTGGGTTAGTCTCCACCGTTGAAGGATTTAAAACTAAACAACTGTACAACTGAAACgtgaaggacaaagaaagtcaATGATATCTTTATTTGTCTCCTATCTTCAAGGGGGGAaaatgaataaataaaaattctcTCAGTCAATACTACCCTACTACATAAGTAGTGTGAAGTATGGATCCATGCAAAGGAGTactacatagtacatactaGTACATACCACCGTGTGTACATAATTAATGTTATGTAATATGTACACCTGACTAGAATGCATCCTAAAAAGGAATGATTCAAGGTCACCTTTTTGACTAGTGCCCTCAAAATTCGGATGGTTGAATGATTGgattaaaaaaaagggtcAATGTCATGATTGTCTAGTATGTCGATGAGAATACAGAGTCTCCGctcattctctcctctttttttgttcGACGATCGCTGCAGGTTGATTTGCCCCTCCTCTTGCATCTCCAGCAGCCTatctccatcttttcccctccatcctTTCCTCGCACGTTATCTGCATCATGAACGCATTGACCTTTCTTTGCAACGTTCACTCCTTGGACGCCAGAACACGACGAAAGGCAAAGAGAGAATAACTCGGATGTAATTAGCTGTCCCTTCATGACTGGCGACAA contains the following coding sequences:
- a CDS encoding transport protein FSF1, whose translation is MSASLPGNRDLPASQYDLSTYLGRVRQCADLSDPRTLFTSSARLQNAKDLLTKYRSGQIQSMSPELWQAKKIVDSTLHPDTGEPVLLPFRMSCYVFSNLFVTAGMLIPGMKWKGTLAWQIANQSLNVAINSANANKSTPLSTTGMIKSYFMAVSASCSVALGLNSIVPRLKSVSPSTKVILGRLVPFAAVASAGALNVFLMRSEEIRQGIDVYPFNSATSEGNTGEKVPATSLGKSQKAATIAVGETAISRVVTSTPVMVIPPLLLLRFQKTELLKKRPYLAMPINIGLVFLTSAFALPFALGVFPQRLVMSSDRLEERFHGRGGESEQVVFNRGI
- a CDS encoding fungal-specific transcription factor domain protein encodes the protein MESATNPHIPSYTRPYRSKRHPPCDSCRRKKLRCQAEKGNSCQRCQTSGSSCTFGGLQVVHQLSEALPDANQASPPSARQVTAVQPVEEANLTVNTDDFARCHSEPILSLGPSADPDSGEVPSSEPITTTPATYHFPERPPAQAIQTLDQLKGFSYQVIGASGESDPWLLRHCKFDDHGFLLFHQVHFRNAGGVPLDEKIPVHFLVTTDDLYGSTKKETAIPRSQSLRDELNSLVPLDCGQKLVALFMKFIFPTLPIISRSLFGLTSTRITPDQHVLNNMPVHLLAAIYASAQPFAKFDEYLSVLNAYSTPPTEQLWRIVWEILLQEIHTPHLASLQAGLLYLHKAPEKSQSAVADSASVWSFVGLLVGLATSLGLQLECGPMGLPAWERRLRRRLWWAIYAEDKWRSLLMGRPPYIRNDEWDVTELDDKDFHIDEAQIQFQCFARLSRIADEVQHDLYALRSAQRLSSNFSESLKTARPLLQRLREWYVHLPAPLRLHDRLFASIDGTGPQLTCLHFAYTLLEVFIFRALLRPIVRSATPPPLFEETEASTNFTTALDDYIFHIMDPDEIEPSPAIDLSNENGVGCAVLKAAENCAAKMLRLVMRMAYSDLAGYWFSWSRIGFATVSSFMLLLLVQAPSKDHAIRARRLVHMWRQALRRQSEGSSLMNLALVRLDGIYWTGLCRNYYLSKHVKEALDETVYQ